Proteins from one Podospora pseudoanserina strain CBS 124.78 chromosome 1, whole genome shotgun sequence genomic window:
- a CDS encoding hypothetical protein (COG:E; EggNog:ENOG503NVI0) → MADPNSEPLPKKNGLDGGSEDETVAAVENGVVVNHSGYRDQLKRQYSLLGLAGIAVTVDNAWVALGSSISVSILNGGPPGLIFGLIVALFYYTFIGLGLAELASSVPTAGGVYHWATIAGGPKHGRFLGFLTGWINFYGWMFDLAALVQITANITVSMYVIYHRDTYSFEPWHVYIAYLLVLWICILTVIFGNKLLPYTQNAGMFFVIVGGIVTIIVLAAMPKQRASNYFVWGSFDENNLTGWQGGVAFLLGVLNGAFTVGTPDAITHMAEELPHPRRDLPIAIALQIGLGFLYAFCFAIALCYAITDLGILQGGINTYPLVDIYLQATADGEGNQNLGATFGLLFIIWCASMLCCIGTTLTNSRIYWALARDNAVPLSSLFSKVNERLSCPVPATLFVAIIATGIGAIPLGSEVAFLNLAGSFIILTTVSYAIPFAANVLTGRKHFPKGPFHLGNSGFVINILAVLFITLFDTFYCFPYALPTNAEIMNYNSVILAGVVVITMAWWVVHARRSYPGPKVMGLYVVHDDQVLHGAAPGGGQEAEGFGEKKGKE, encoded by the exons ATGGCCGACCCAAACAGTGAACCACTACCCAAGAAGAACGGATTAGATGGCGGATCAGAGGACGAGACGGTGGCTGCGGTTGAGAATGGAGTTGTTGTCAATCATTCCGGGTACAGAGATCAGCTGAAGAGGCAGTACAGCCTTTTGGGGTTGGCAGGGATCGCAGTAACGGTTGACAATGCCTGGGTAGCGTTGGGGTCATCCATTTCGGTCTCTATAC TAAACGGCGGCCCACCAGGCCTCATTTTCGGGCTGATCGTAGCCCTCTTCTACTACACTTTCATCGGCCTAGGACTAGCAGAG ctcgcctcctccgtccCAACAGCAGGAGGCGTCTACCACTGGGCCACCATCGCCGGCGGCCCCAAGCACGGCCGcttcctcggcttcctcacCGGCTGGATCAACTTTTACGGCTGGATGTTCGACCTCGCCGCCCTGGTCCAGATCACGGCCAACATCACCGTCAGCATGTACGTCATCTACCACCGCGACACCTACTCCTTCGAGCCCTGGCACGTCTACATCGCCTACCTCCTCGTTCTCTGGATTTGCATTTTGACCGTCATCTTTGGCAACAAGCTCCTGCCGTACACCCAGAACGCGGGCATGTTCTTTGTGATTGTGGGCGGGATCGTCACGATTATCGTCTTGGCCGCCATGCCAAAGCAGCGGGCGAGTAACTATTTCGTCTGGGGGAGTTTTGACGAGAACAACCTGACGGGTTGGCAGGGAGGGGTGGCGTTTTTGCTGGGAGTGCTTAATGGGGCTTTTACGGTGGGAACGCCAGATGCGATTACGCATATGGCTGAGGAGCTGCCGCATCCGAGGAGGGATTTGCCCATTGCTATCGCTTTGCagattgggttggggtttttgt ATGCCTTTTGCTTTGCGATTGCGCTTTGTTACGCCATTACCGACCTTGGGATCCTTCAAGGGGGGATTAACACCTACCCGTTGGTGGATATTTACCTTCAGGCGACTGCTGATGGGGAAGGGAACCAGAACCTGGGGGCAACGTTCGGGTTGCTGTTCATCATCTGGTGTGCCTCGATGCTTTGCTGCATTGGCACGACCTTGACCAATTCTCGGATCTACTGGGCTCTGGCTCGGGATAATGCTGTGCCCTTGTCGTCACTGTTCAGCAAGGTCAACGAAAGGCTCAGCTGCCCAGTGCCGGCGACGTTGTTTGTTG CCATAATAGCCACAGGCATAGGCGCCATCCCCCTCGGCTCGGAAGTGGCCTTCCTGAACCTAGCTGGCTCCTTCAtaatcctcaccaccgtctcctACGCCATCCCTTTTGCAGCCAACGTCTTGACGGGTCGGAAACACTTCCCCAAGGgccccttccacctcggcaATTCCGGCTtcgtcatcaacatcttAGCCGTGCTGTTCATCACTCTGTTCGACACCTTCTACTGCTTCCCCTacgccctccccaccaacgcCGAGATTATGAACTACAACTCTGTTATCctggctggggtggtggttatcaCAATGGCTTGGTGGGTCGTCCACGCGAGGAGGAGTTATCCGGGGCCGAAGGTGATGGGCCTGTACGTGGTTCATGATGATCAAGTGCTGCACGGGGCGGCACCTGGTGGTGGGCAGGAAGCAGAGGGttttggggagaagaaggggaaagagTAG
- the NPT1 gene encoding nicotinate phosphoribosyltransferase (BUSCO:EOG09262KJA; COG:H; EggNog:ENOG503NUQW) — MINFNSGSPYPEGVISFLDTDLYKLTMQCAVLKHYKDVPVTYAFTNRTPEKKLSRKAFNWLEEQIRKLGNISLSAEELQYLKQHCPYFTPEYLEFLSEFRLRPREQVTTTFSPGSEDTGSEDDIGELDIKINGTWLETILYEIPLLALTSEAYFKFMDTDWTYDGQEEQAFEKGMRLLEAGCVFSEFGTRRRRDYHTQALVFRGLTKASKEAGKKGWSGKLSGTSNVHLAMRFGIPPVGTVAHEWFMGTAAIVGDYTLSTEEALYRWVECFGEGVLGIALTDTFGTPEFLKAFSKPVRHLGEPAPQHTDRKPSVADSFISAVTSATKPAKTEKTYADVFTGVRQDSGDPKTFVKVMRKFYDEQGIHDKKVIVFSDSLNIDRCLEYKQVSEEAGFQPTFGVGTFLTNDFVHTTTGKKSTPLNIVIKLSSAAGRPAIKISDNVGKNTGDKETVQQVKRQLGYVEKEWQEGDESARWGREDDSTKQ, encoded by the exons ATGATTAACTTCAACAGCGGTTCACCCTACCCAGAGGGTGTCATCTCTTTTCTGGATACAGATTTGTACAAGCTGACGATGCAATGCGCCGTCCTCAAGCATTACAAAGATGTACCAGTCACCTATGCTTTCACCAACCGAACCCCCGAGAAGAAGCTCTCACGGAAGGCTTTCAACTGGCTCGAGGAGCAGATCAGGAAGCTTGGCAATATTTCCTTGTCAGCTGAGGAGCTCCAGTACCTCAAGCAGCACTGCCCATATTTCACCCCTGAATATCTTGAGTTTCTCTCCGAATTCCGCCTCCGGCCGAGGGAGCAAGTAACAACCACCTTCTCTCCAGGTAGCGAGGACACTGGTTCCGAGGACGACATTGGAGAGTTGGACATCAAGATCAACGGTACCTGGCTGGAAACGATTCTGTACGAAATCCCTCTGTTGGCATTGACCTCTGAAGCCTATTTCAAGTTTATGGATACCGATTGGACGTATGATGGGCAAGAGGAGCAGGCTTTTGAGAAGGGTATGCGCCTGCTCGAGGCCGGTTGTGTGTTTTCAGAATTCGGCACCCGTCGACGGAGAGACTATCACACCCAGGCTTTGGTTTTCAGAGGCCTGACCAAGGCCAGCAAGGAAGCGGGAAAGAAGGGCTGGTCTGGAAAGCTGTCAGGGACCAGCAACGTTCACCTTGCCATGCGCTTTGGCATCCCCCCAGTGGGCACCGTCGCTCACGAATGGTTCATGGGTACTGCTGCTATCGTCGGTGATTACACACTTTCTACCGAGGAGGCTCTCTACCGCTGGGTTGAATGCTTCGGTGAGGGTGTTCTCGGCATTGCTTTGACCGACACCTTTGGTACTCCCGAGTTTCTCAAGGCTTTCAGCAAACCCGTCAGACATCTGGGAGAGCCGGCTCCCCAGCACACGGACCGCAAGCCCAGTGTTGCTGATTCCTTCATCTCGGCGGTGACCTCGGCCACCAAGCCGGCCAAGACTGAAAAGACATACGCCGATGTTTTCACTGGTGTCCGACAGGACTCAGGAGACCCCAAGACTTTCGTCAAGGTTATGCGCAAGTTTTATGATGAGCAGGGAATTCATGACAAGAAGGTCATTGTCTTTTCCGATTCTCTCAACATTGACCGGTGCTTGGAGTACAAGCAAGTATCAGAGGAAGCGGGTTTCCAGCCCACATTTGGTGTTGGGACATTCCTGACCAACGATTTCGTTCACACAACGACCGGAAAGAAGTCGACGCCTCTCAACATTGTCATCAAGCTGAGCTCAGCGGCAGGTAGGCCCGCCATCAAGATCAG TGACAACGTTGGCAAAAATACTGGCGACAAGGAGACCGTTCAGCAGGTGAAGCGCCAACTTGGCTATGTCGAAAAAGAATGGCAAGAGGGCGATGAGTCGGCGAGATGGGGCCGCGAGGACGACAGCACCAAGCAGTGA
- the UTP4 gene encoding U3 small nucleolar RNA-associated protein (BUSCO:EOG09260VEY; EggNog:ENOG503NUQJ; COG:S), with protein sequence MDIHRCRFVQYPPQAINSVAFTHSSLPSTSAGKKYLQKHVQVRLAIGRANGDIEIWNPANGVWHQELVIPGGEDRSVDGLVWVTDPDEEMTDGKIIYGKSRLFSIGYSNEITEWDLEKARAKVHASGQHGDIWCLGVQPLPNKATVNTSRKLVAGTADGNLVLYSIEDGDLKFEKSLIRTPSKKVKFVSITFQNRNVVVVGCSNSTICAYDIRNGELVRQMSLGADLSGGPKSIIVWAVKCLPNGDIVSGDSTGQVRIYDGKTYTQAQRIQSHSQDVLSLAVASDGSKIFSGGMDRKTSVFIQVPGQNRRWSKKYHRRYHTHDVKAMASFEGKGMSVLVSGGPDGNPVVMPLRMAGNENHRTLPNLPQASAVESAPKARFMLSWWGNEVRLWHLPSPAQQILHDASATQNFTSQSLRKNRKLLAKILVRGESHISSATISEDGKLLAAATSTDIKVFQLNYATGQPLEIKKIDLDTSGQGASKVQIAPNKQWISWVEDGSKVMIAKVQPTEDGSYTISSPSKLARLRRQISKNLLLGGLGNYNRNITQLTFSPNSKMLAAADLAGYMDTWVLRVPGDAPLTNGTTTAHHSDDEASSDDSSSDESSSESSADPNAERWTRSPNARLLPKLSSVPVVLSFSPRDDYSLLVVTIQKQVLVFSALQGVLSEWSRRNTYPKLPERFRITRDVMKGVVWQGERIWLWGVSSLFMLDLSRDLEFAEGATVVKGKKDRSKKRKRVDGSGAGGKMEEREVIGPQVVKKMVQGEDGETRWEEMELDGEDDWASTAGGSEFEDDEEEGGELMKLRQGEEEHEEEEGANGTVAVAEKDKKARWWFTYQFRPILGVVGLGEEESEIAVVERPVEADGGKERYFGEGEWER encoded by the exons ATGGATATCCACCGGTGCCGTTTTGTGCAATATCCTCCCCAAGCCATCAATTCCGTCGCCTTTACACATTCCTCGCTTCCCTCGACCAGCGCGGGCAAGAAATATCTACAGAAACATGTCCAGGTCCGGCTGGCCATAGGAAGGGCAAATGGCGACATTGAGATCTGGAACCCCGCCAATGGCGTGTGGCATCAAGAACTCGTGATTCCTGGGGGTGAAGACCGCAGCGTCGATGGCTTAGTCTGGGTTACGGATCCTGATGAGGAGATGACTGATGGCAAAATCATCTATGGAAAATCGAGATTGTTCAGCATTGGGTACAGCAACGAGATCACCGAATGGGATCTGGAAAAGGCCAGAGCCAAGGTACACGCGAGCGGGCAGCACGGCGACATCTGGTGTCTGGGTGTCCAGCCACTCCCCAACAAGGCGACTGTCAACACCAGCCGGAAGCTTGTCGCAGGCACCGCTGATGGCAACCTGGTTCTCTACTCGATCGAGGACGGCGATCTCAAGTTCGAGAAGAGTTTGATCAGAACACCttccaagaaggtcaagttTGTCAGCATCACCTTCCAAAACCGaaacgtcgtcgtcgtcggctgcTCCAACAGCACAATATGCGCATATGATATCCGGAACGGGGAGCTGGTGAGACAGATGTCCCTGGGCGCAGATCTTTCGGGAGGTCCTAAGAGTATCATTGTCTGGGCTGTGAAGTGCCTTCCTAATGGCGACATCGTCTCAGGCGACTCGACCGGCCAGGTGCGCATCTACGATGGCAAGACCTATACTCAGGCGCAAAGAATCCAGAGTCACAGCCAGGATGTCCTGAGCTTGGCTGTTGCCTCTGATGGATCCAAGATCTTCTCTGGCGGCATGGACAGAAAGACCTCGGTGTTCATCCAGGTTCCTGGGCAAAACCGCCGGTGGAGCAAAAAGTATCACAGGAGATATCACACGCATGATGTCAAGGCGATGGCTTCTTTCGAGGGCAAGGGCATGAGCGTGCTGGTATCTGGCG GTCCCGACGGCAACCCCGTGGTGATGCCCTTGCGCATGGCCGGAAACGAGAACCATAGAACATTGCCTAATCTTCCACAAGCATCTGCCGTGGAGAGTGCTCCTAAGGCGCGCTTCATGCTCAGCTGGTGGGGGAACGAGGTCCGACTCTGGCACctgcccagcccagcccagcaaaTCCTCCACGACGCGTCCGCCACACAAAACTTCACCTCGCAGAGCCTGCGCAAGAACCGCAAGCTTCTCGCAAAGATCTTGGTCAGGGGCGAATCTCATATTTCATCCGCCACCATCAGCGAAGATGGTAAGCTCCTTGCTGCCGCCACCTCTACAGACATCAAAGTCTTCCAGCTCAATTACGCCACTGGCCAGCCActcgagatcaagaagatcgATCTTGATACTTCTGGCCAAGGCGCGTCCAAGGTCCAGATTGCGCCCAACAAGCAATGGATCTCgtgggttgaggatggaagCAAGGTCATGATCGCCAAGGTTCAACCTACCGAAGACGGCAGCTACACCATCTCGTCTCCTTCAAAACTCGCCCGTCTTAGACGTCAGATCTCCAAGAACCTCCTTCTTGGTGGGCTCGGCAACTACAACAGGAACATCACCCAACTCACCTTTtcccccaacagcaaaatGCTCGCCGCTGCCGACTTGGCCGGGTACATGGACACCTGGGTATTACGCGTCCCCGGGGACGCCCCTTTGACCAACGGCACGACGACGGCCCACCACTCTGATGACGAGGCCTCATCCGATGACTCTTCGTCAGACGAGTCCTCTTCTGAGTCCTCGGCGGACCCCAACGCGGAGCGCTGGACCCGCAGCCCCAACGCCCGTCTCCTTCCCAAGCTCTCCTCTGTCCctgtggtgttgtcgttTTCTCCGAGGGATGATTACTCCCTCTTGGTGGTGACCATCCAGAAGCAGGTCCTTGTGTTCAGCGCCCTCCAGGGGGTGCTGTCCGAgtggtcgaggaggaacacGTACCCCAAGCTCCCCGAGCGGTTCAGGATTACGAGGGACGTCATGAAGGGCGTTGTCTGGCAAGGGGAGAGGATCTGGCTTTGGGGTGTGAGCAGCTTGTTCATGCTGGACTTGTCTAGAGATTTGGAGTTTGCCGAGGGTGCGACTGTTgtcaaggggaagaaggacaggtccaagaagaggaagagggttgaCGGGAGCGGTGCGGGGGGGAAgatggaagagagggaggtgattgggCCgcaggtggtgaagaagatggtgcagggggaggatggggagacgaggtgggaggagatggagctggatggggaggatgactgGGCGAGTACAGCTGGGGGGAgtgagtttgaggatgatgaggaggaagggggtgagctgatgaagttgagacagggggaggaggaacatgaggaggaggagggggctaATGGGACTGTGGCGGTTGCggaaaaggacaagaaggcgaggtggtggtttaCGTATCAGTTTAGGCCGATATTGGGGGTTGTCgggcttggggaggaggagagtgagaTTGCTGTTGTGGAGAGGCCGGTGGAGGCGGATGGGGGTAAGGAGAGgtattttggggagggggagtgggagaggtga